The following is a genomic window from Sutcliffiella horikoshii.
GTATCTCATTAAACATATTCCTATTGTTATTGACGGGGTAAGGACAGGTGTTTTTGGAATAGGAAGAGATATTACAGCACAGAAAAAAGCGGAAGAAAAAGTGGCTTATCTGGCTTACTATGACCCTGCAACAGCTTTGCCAAATAGACAGAACTTCCATGAAAGTTTAAAAGTGAAGCTGGAAGAATCGAAGAAAAGTAAGGAAAAGTTAGCAGTGCTTTTTATTGATTTTGACCGTTTTAAATTGATTAATGACAGCCTGGGACATCTTGTTGGCGATGAATTGCTAAAGTGGGAAATTGAACGGATTTCCGCCTTATTACCTGCGAATTGTTACCTTGCCAGATTTGGCGGGGATAAGTTTTCGTTATCCTATACGGGTTTTGAGAGTATAGATGAGGTAATCACAATGGCAAAGTCTATCTTGACTACTATTAAACAACCTATTAGGTATCTAGAGAAAGAATTCTATGTGACAGCAAGTATTGGAGTCAGTTTGTATCCAAATGATGGGATTACGGCAGAAAGTTTATTGAAGAATGCTGATGCAGCAATGAATCAAGCAAAAAAGCTTGGCGGAAACAGAGTAAAGTTTTATTCCGATGATATGAATAGTCAGGCATTATACCGGATTGAACTGGAAAGTTATCTACGTAAAGCGCTTGAAAAAAATGAGTTCTTCCTATGTTACCAACCGTTTATCGATATAGATTCAAAAGCCGTCATTGGTGCAGAGGCATTAATACGCTGGAATCATCCGAAGTTGGGACTTGTCTCACCTGCCGATTTCATTCCTCTGGCTGAAGAAACTGGGTTAATTATAGAAATTGGTGGTTGGGTGCTAGAAACTGCCTGTTTACATACAAAAAACTGGCAACAGGTTGAGGGGTATCAAGAGCTGAACATTTCTGTAAACGTTTCTGCCCAGCAGTTCCAGCAACCAAGCTTTGTATCAGAGGTGAAACATGCATTAACAACTTCCGGGCTTTCTGCTCGTCACCTGCATTTGGAATTGACGGAAAGTGCCATGTTAAAGAACGCCTTCTACAGTATTGAGGTGATGAAAGAGTTGCAGGGATTGGGTGTTAAAATCTCCGTGGATGATTTCGGGACAGGTTATTCTTCTTTAAGCTATTTAAGGGATCTTCCTATAAATAATTTAAAAATTGATCGCTCGTTTATTAAAAATTTGCGTGCCGAGTCAAAAGACCTTGCCATTGTTCATGCCATCATTACCATGGGTAAAGGGCTTAACTTGAATGTTATTGCAGAGGGGATTGAGACGGAGGAGCAACTAAGTATCCTTAGACAGTTAACGTGTGATGTTGCGCAAGGGTATTATCTATCAAAGCCGAAAGAGCAAACAGAATTCGAGAAATTTATGAATGATAGTCAACCTAGCTTGGTGTGACACAAGAAAGCCGCGATCCCTAAATCGCGGTTTTTTTTCTAGAGTAGATTGTATATAACCGTTGATTTCCGTTCCAGGCGCTTCGCTTGCCTGCGGGCGGTCCGTGAGCCTCCTCAGGCTTCGCCTTCCGGGGTCTCACCTGTCCCTTCCTCCCGCGGGCGTCTGCGCGCCTTCCACTACAATCAACAAGGTGGCTTCATTCAACTTAAGTTAAAGAAAAACCATCTAATCGAGATACCTGGAAAAGCATTACCGTATCTTAACATAATTTCTAGCTGTGGATTGGAGCAAATGGCGGAGACTCCAGCGAGGGAGTAACGGTAGCTTGAGACCCCTGAAGCGTTGTGAGGAGGCTCAAGCACCGTCCCGCGGAAAGCGAAGCCATTTGCGGAAAGGAACAGCGGCGGTTAACCTATCAACTATAGTTTTGAATCGTTCATTCAGCTTTTCTGCGCTCCATGTTGGTGAACATGTATCTTTTGCCGGTTTGCAGGGTGTATTCAAATCGATCGGTCACCGTTTTGCCTCTTGAAAAGTGGTGTTGAACGGAACATATAAATGTCTCATTATCATAAACAAGGAAATTCACCCCGGATGGCTCTTTAATATTATCCATGAACTGCATGGTGTTATAACAATAAATACAATCATAGATGGATATATTGGAGTTGTTCAATAGAGTGGTGAACTTTGTGAAAGCTTCTTCCGACAATTCTTCAAGCCACTCCATATAGGGCTGCGGAAGTCTTTTACGGACACGCACGGCATCTCCATTGTTTAACTCATATAAATGCTTGGTATGTAACACAACTTGACCGGTTTCTAATAACACCCCTGGTACCCATTCGTTTGAAAAGAGAATTTCAATGCCTTCTTCTGAAATCTCCTCCAAAAGAAATGCTTCATCGTCCTCGGCTTCAAAGAAAATCCATTGTTCGTTTATATTTTCAATTGTCCCGCATGTATAGGAGCGTTTCTGTTCATAAATGATGTTTTTTCTTTTTTGAAGATTCACAGTCGTTTCCTCCAGTAGTCAACAAGATTTGTAGGTGTAAACCTTTGTGTCTGCCATTCTTCCCTAGTTGGGTTGCCTTTAAACTAGATGCTTTTTTTATTACTTTACCCACTTTTCAGAGGAATATTGGGAGGAAGACTAACAAGGAAAAAAAGTGAAAGTGTTTCTGGAATTCATGGTATAAGCACTCCCGGCATAGTATAGAACACCCGTAGTTTGCTTGAAGCAAAAGGAGTGGATGGACAATATGTGCGGTATTGCTGGATGGATAGATTGGAAGAAAGATATTAAGGATCAGAAGGATATAGTAAAAAAGATGGCGGAAACTTTATCATTGCGTGGTCCGGATGATACAAACATTTGGATGGACCGTCATGTGGGATTTGGCCATAAACGTTTAGCTGTTGTTGACCTTGAAGGCGGGAAGCAGCCGATGACAAGGAATAAAGCAGAGGATAACTATACGATCTGTTATAACGGTGAGCTTTATAATACAGAAGATATTAGAAAAGAATTGATGAAAAGAGGCTATGGCTTTAAAGGGCATTCTGACACAGAAGTTTTACTGACGGCCTATATGGAATGGAAAGAAGAGTGTGTCCATCATTTAAATGGCATTTTTGCTTTTGCCATTTGGGATGAAGAAGAGGAAAAGTTATTCATTGCAAGAGACAGACTTGGGGTGAAGCCTTTATTTTACCATCAAGGGGAGGGGACGTTGCTTTTTGGATCCGAACTGAAAGCACTGCTCGCTCACCCGGAAGTCTCGAGTGAGGTTGGATACGACGGATTGGCAGAAATCTTTGGACTTGGACCTTCTCGTTCACCAGGTCATGGCCTTTTTCATGCAATCAAAGAGCTGCGGCCGGCACATTTAATGATTATGAGTAAAAGGGAAGGGCTGAAAATCAAGCGATACTGGAATGTAGAGAGCAGGCCGCATACCGATAGTTTCGAGGAAACGGTGGAGAAAGTGCGCTATTTGTTCACGGATGCGGTAACAAGACAACTTGTATCAGATGTGCCGGTATGTACGTTCCTTTCGGGCGGCTTGGATTCAAGTGCCATTACGGCAATCGCTGCAAATGCTTTTAAAAATGAAGGAAAGCCTCCACTAAATACCTATTCCATTGATTATGAGGAAAATGATAAGTATTTCAAAGCAAATGAATTTCAGCCAAATTCCGATGAGAAGTGGATAAGAAAAATGACGGAAACCTTTGGTACCGTTCATCATCAATCCATTATTTCACAAACCAATCTTGCGGCATATTTAAAAGAAGCGGTGCTAGTAAGAGACCAACCGGGAATGGCGGATATAGACTCCTCTTTATTATGGTTTTGCAGGGAAATCAAACAGAATTATGTAGTAAGTCTTTCTGGGGAATGTGCAGATGAAATTTTTGGAGGTTACCCGTGGTTCCATCGACCAGAAGATCTTGCTTCAAGTAACTTTCCTTGGATGCGTTCCACCCAAGCCAGAATGGAGCTGCTTCGACCGGAATGGAGAAGAAAGCTGAAACTAGATGAATATATTACTTCCAAATTTGAAGAAACGGTAGCGGAGACGCCTAGATTAGAAGGAGAAAGTCTAGTTGAAGCGCGCAGACGCGAATTGTTCTATTTAAATATGATTTGGTTCATGACAACACTGTTAGATCGCAAGGACAGAATGAGTATGGGGGCAAGCTTGGAAGTTCGCGTTCCTTTTGCGGATCACCGATTGGTGGAGTATGTCTGGAATATCCCTTGGGAAATGAAAATGCACGGCAACAGGGAAAAGGGAATCTTGAGAAAAGCTTTAGAAGGAATACTTCCAGATGAAGTGCTTTACAGGAAAAAGAGTCCCTATCCAAAGACCCATCATCCAGTTTATACGAAATTGGTTAGAAACTGGCTGAAAGAAATTCTGGAAGATACACATAGTCCGTTACTTGAATTTATGGATAAGAAGAAGCTGCAAGAGATCGTTTCTTCAGAAGGGAAAGCCTTTCAAGTCCCTTGGTTCGGTCAGCTGATGACAGGTCCTCAACTATTAGCTCACCTCGCACAAATTCATGTATGGTTTACTCATTATGGTGTAACAATAAAGGAATAAATTGCTAAGTATGATTAAATATGTTTTGATTAGAGTATAAAAACGCTTTAATGTATTAAAGAATTAAAAACTCCTGGTTAGGAGTTTTTATTTCCATATTAGCATGTACAAGCCTCCAACCCGTTTTTTACATAGAAAGAGTGTTATTGATTGTAAGAGTTATTACTATTGTGTATAATGTTTGTATAATCTTTGTTTAATTGATGAACGGTTTTTTTGGAATGAGGAGGCGTACTAAAAATGAGCAAAAAAATTGTAGTGGTTGGTGCAGGACCAGGTGGTCTGGCAGCTGCCATGATGCTCTCGGCGAATGGCTATGAAGTGACTGTAATGGAAAAGCAACCTTATGTTGGAGGGAGAAACTCTGCTATAAAATTGGGGGATTTCACTTTCGATATGGGGCCAACCTTTTTAAGTATGCCTCAGATTGCAGAGGAGATTTTTCAGGAATCAAGACGAAACATGCATGACTACATGGAAATGAAAGAATTAAAAGACATGTATGAACTAGTATTCCCTGATAAGTCTTTTATGGTGACTCGTAATAAGGAAAAAATGAAAGAAA
Proteins encoded in this region:
- a CDS encoding sensor domain-containing protein, whose amino-acid sequence is MKTEGNIPYNPEKTSARDIVKLNRMMKTSDQQYKSLFEHNGDIAFSVDLLGRIISVNPKFKEIFGFTEKKMLRKSALNFIKTKDIERVTDHFFKALNGMEQTYEIELIEKDGEESTYLIKHIPIVIDGVRTGVFGIGRDITAQKKAEEKVAYLAYYDPATALPNRQNFHESLKVKLEESKKSKEKLAVLFIDFDRFKLINDSLGHLVGDELLKWEIERISALLPANCYLARFGGDKFSLSYTGFESIDEVITMAKSILTTIKQPIRYLEKEFYVTASIGVSLYPNDGITAESLLKNADAAMNQAKKLGGNRVKFYSDDMNSQALYRIELESYLRKALEKNEFFLCYQPFIDIDSKAVIGAEALIRWNHPKLGLVSPADFIPLAEETGLIIEIGGWVLETACLHTKNWQQVEGYQELNISVNVSAQQFQQPSFVSEVKHALTTSGLSARHLHLELTESAMLKNAFYSIEVMKELQGLGVKISVDDFGTGYSSLSYLRDLPINNLKIDRSFIKNLRAESKDLAIVHAIITMGKGLNLNVIAEGIETEEQLSILRQLTCDVAQGYYLSKPKEQTEFEKFMNDSQPSLV
- a CDS encoding DUF2777 family protein, whose protein sequence is MNLQKRKNIIYEQKRSYTCGTIENINEQWIFFEAEDDEAFLLEEISEEGIEILFSNEWVPGVLLETGQVVLHTKHLYELNNGDAVRVRKRLPQPYMEWLEELSEEAFTKFTTLLNNSNISIYDCIYCYNTMQFMDNIKEPSGVNFLVYDNETFICSVQHHFSRGKTVTDRFEYTLQTGKRYMFTNMERRKAE
- the asnB gene encoding asparagine synthase (glutamine-hydrolyzing) — encoded protein: MCGIAGWIDWKKDIKDQKDIVKKMAETLSLRGPDDTNIWMDRHVGFGHKRLAVVDLEGGKQPMTRNKAEDNYTICYNGELYNTEDIRKELMKRGYGFKGHSDTEVLLTAYMEWKEECVHHLNGIFAFAIWDEEEEKLFIARDRLGVKPLFYHQGEGTLLFGSELKALLAHPEVSSEVGYDGLAEIFGLGPSRSPGHGLFHAIKELRPAHLMIMSKREGLKIKRYWNVESRPHTDSFEETVEKVRYLFTDAVTRQLVSDVPVCTFLSGGLDSSAITAIAANAFKNEGKPPLNTYSIDYEENDKYFKANEFQPNSDEKWIRKMTETFGTVHHQSIISQTNLAAYLKEAVLVRDQPGMADIDSSLLWFCREIKQNYVVSLSGECADEIFGGYPWFHRPEDLASSNFPWMRSTQARMELLRPEWRRKLKLDEYITSKFEETVAETPRLEGESLVEARRRELFYLNMIWFMTTLLDRKDRMSMGASLEVRVPFADHRLVEYVWNIPWEMKMHGNREKGILRKALEGILPDEVLYRKKSPYPKTHHPVYTKLVRNWLKEILEDTHSPLLEFMDKKKLQEIVSSEGKAFQVPWFGQLMTGPQLLAHLAQIHVWFTHYGVTIKE